From the genome of Romeriopsis navalis LEGE 11480:
TTAAATTTGGTTGCTCCAGTATTGACGATGTTTTTCTTGACCACCTATCTGGTGCTCAATTTGGCGGCGGCGATCGAGGGAATGCTCCAGAGTCCATCATTTCGACCAACGTTTAAGGTGAAGTGGATTTGGTCGCTGTTAGGGGCGATCGGTTGTTTGGCGGTGATGGTTTTGATCAATGCGACGGCCACATTGGCGGCAGCGGCGATCGTCTTAGCAATTTTCTTTTGGCTGAGTCAGCGAGAGCTGGAGACGACTTGGGGCGACGTACGGCGCGGCATGTGGATGGCGCTGGTGCGGTTTGGCCTATTTCAGATTGATCATGCAGAGGATACGAAGAACTGGCGACCGCATGTCTTGGTGCTATCGGGGACACCGACGAAGCGATGGCCATTGATTGAATTGGCGGAGGCGTTAACGCATAATCGGGGCTTGGTGACAGTGGCCAGTGTGTTGCCGGAGGGGTCGCGGGATGCTGAACAAAAAAGTAATCTGGAGCGACTGATTCGGGATTATCTGATTAAGCAGAATGTGCAGGCGTTGGTACGCATTGTGACGGCGGCCGATCCGTTTGAGGGGACTCTACAGCTGGTCAGTACCTACGGTTTGGGGCCGATCGTGCCAAATACGATCGTGCTGGGGGCGAGCCAAGACGAGAAGCGGCAGCAGCAATATTGCGATATGGTGACGCAGCTACATCAGGCGAAGAAGAATGTCGTCATTTTACGGGACCACCCGCAGTATGGATTTGCGCATCGACATCAGATTGATGTGTGGTGGGGGGGGATGGAAGCCAATGGCGGTCTGATGCTGTTGATGGCTTACTTGCTGGGCTCGAATGTGGCGTGGCGGAATGCCACAATTTGCCTGAAGTTTGTGGTGCCTGATCCCAATGCGGCACAGGCGGCAGAAGCGAATATTCAGGCGTTGGTGAGTGAGTTAAGGATTGGGGCGATCTATCAGGTGATTATTGCGGATGGGCGATCGTTTGATGAAATTTTGCATGATTCGTCGCGGGATGCCGATGTCGTATTTTTAGGGATGGCGACACCGGAGCAGGTGGATTTTGCGCAGTATTATCCAGATTTTTACCAGCGAACAAGTGGGCTGCCAAGCGTGGTGTATGTGATGGCCGCGCCGGGGTTTGCCTATGGTCAGGTTTTGGGGGAATAGGGTAAATCGGTGAGTAGGGGGTCACAGTTGTAATCGATTTATGTAGCCGTTAGGATCAATTGCGATAATGTCTCTCAAGCCCCTTTGAACAGGGAACATGTTAGTTTTACTGAGCCGATCAACCTATGTCTAAGCCTGATGCTCAAGTTGATGTCATTATTGTTGGTAGCGGTATTGGTGGACTATGTTGTGGGGCATTGCTAGCAAGATACGGCTTTGAAGTTTTGGTCTGTGAGAGTCATAGCATTGCGGGTGGCGCAGCGCATGGGTTTGAGCGAGGTGGGTTTGAGTTTGATTCGGGACCTTCGCTGTATTCCGGCTTGTCTGACCCAGCTTCGCCGAATCCACTGCGGCATGTGCTGAATGCGATCGCAGAAGAACCGGAGTGGATTCAGTACGATACCTGGGGCTGTTGCTTGCCAGAAGGCGACTTTCCGACGCGGGTTGGGGGGGAGCAGTTTATTCAGGTGTTGGAGCGATTGAGCGGTGCAGAGGCCGTTGAGGAATGGCGATCGTTGCAACAGGTCATGCAGCCTTTGGGAGAAGCGGCGATCGCGATGCCGCCAGCTGCATTACGGTTTGATCTTGGGGCAATCCAGACGGTTTTACCCTACGCGGGAAAGCTACTCAAACAAACCAAGCAAGTAGGGCAACTAACGGGCCCGTTTAGCAAAATTATGGATGGCGTTGTGCGGGACCCATTTGCCCGAAATTGGTTGGATATGCTGTGCTTTTTACTGTCGGGTTTACCCGCCGATGGAACGATCAGCGCGGCGGTCGCATTTATGTTTGCCGACTGGTATCGACCGGGGGTGAAGCTGGATTTCCCCGTGGGTGG
Proteins encoded in this window:
- a CDS encoding amino acid permease, whose translation is MKFPFAAWRSRRSSSNEPSGAAAQGLGTFGGVYTPSILTILGVIMYLRFGWVVGNVGLVGSLLIVTLATAITFLTALSVCAIATDRVVRVGGAYYMISRSLGIETGGAVGISLYFAQGLSIALYTMGFAESVTQTFGHLDQTFVALVTTIAVAILALTSAEVAIKAQYVIMGAIILSLLSLVLGGNLPAVAPQGLGVTTGSVPFWSVFAVFFPAVTGIMAGVSMSGDLENPSQSIPKGTLAAVGTGYLIYMALPFLLSTRADTASLVNDSLVMQRLAIWQPAILLGVWGATLSSALGSILAAPRVLQALARDGVLPRWLAWLGNGSKEKDEPRIGTIVTLMIAIAAVCIGDLNLVAPVLTMFFLTTYLVLNLAAAIEGMLQSPSFRPTFKVKWIWSLLGAIGCLAVMVLINATATLAAAAIVLAIFFWLSQRELETTWGDVRRGMWMALVRFGLFQIDHAEDTKNWRPHVLVLSGTPTKRWPLIELAEALTHNRGLVTVASVLPEGSRDAEQKSNLERLIRDYLIKQNVQALVRIVTAADPFEGTLQLVSTYGLGPIVPNTIVLGASQDEKRQQQYCDMVTQLHQAKKNVVILRDHPQYGFAHRHQIDVWWGGMEANGGLMLLMAYLLGSNVAWRNATICLKFVVPDPNAAQAAEANIQALVSELRIGAIYQVIIADGRSFDEILHDSSRDADVVFLGMATPEQVDFAQYYPDFYQRTSGLPSVVYVMAAPGFAYGQVLGE